One Roseburia rectibacter DNA window includes the following coding sequences:
- the rbfA gene encoding 30S ribosome-binding factor RbfA has protein sequence MRKNSIKNTRINGEVQRELSNIIRGEIKDPRINPLTSVVAVEVAPDLKTCKAYISVLGDEESQAKTLAGLKSAEGFIRSKLAKTVNLRNTPEIRFVLDQSIEYGVKMSKMIDEVTKDIRDDNEEETDTNND, from the coding sequence ATGAGAAAAAACAGTATTAAAAATACCAGGATCAATGGTGAAGTGCAGCGTGAACTTTCCAATATTATCCGCGGGGAGATCAAAGACCCGCGGATCAATCCGCTGACAAGCGTTGTTGCAGTGGAAGTTGCACCGGATTTAAAGACATGCAAAGCATATATCAGCGTTTTAGGAGATGAGGAATCCCAGGCAAAAACGCTGGCAGGATTAAAGAGTGCCGAAGGATTTATCCGCAGCAAACTTGCAAAAACAGTCAATCTGCGCAATACACCGGAGATCCGTTTTGTATTAGACCAGTCAATCGAGTATGGCGTAAAAATGTCTAAGATGATCGACGAGGTTACAAAAGATATCAGAGATGATAACGAGGAAGAAACAGATACAAACAATGATTAA
- a CDS encoding DHH family phosphoesterase yields the protein MKSLDELFQGVKTVAIAGHVRPDGDCVGSCLATYNYITTYYPQIEVSLYLQPIPNIFKFMKNSDKIISDCTADTSYDLFIAQDCGDLGRLGDAAKYFEHAKKTACIDHHISNQSFADENYIFPQASSTSELVFELIPRERLNKEIAECIYTGIIHDTGVFQYSCTSAKTMEAAGVLMGLGIDFPKIVDQTFFTKTYEQNRIMGLALVKSKLHLDGKCISSIITAEEMKEYDVLPKHLDGIVSQLRVTKDVEVAVFLYQTDEENYKVSTRSASYVDVAKIAAKYGGGGHVRAAGFSVTGDPDVRLNEIIADIKEQITD from the coding sequence ATGAAAAGTCTTGATGAACTTTTCCAGGGAGTGAAAACAGTTGCCATTGCAGGCCATGTAAGACCGGATGGAGACTGTGTCGGTTCCTGCCTTGCAACTTATAATTATATCACAACCTATTATCCACAGATAGAAGTCAGCCTGTATCTGCAGCCGATTCCCAATATTTTCAAGTTTATGAAAAATTCAGATAAGATCATAAGCGACTGTACTGCGGATACAAGTTATGACCTGTTTATCGCACAGGACTGTGGTGATCTCGGAAGACTTGGGGATGCGGCAAAATATTTTGAACATGCGAAAAAAACAGCATGTATCGATCATCATATCAGCAATCAGAGCTTTGCAGATGAAAATTATATTTTCCCGCAGGCAAGTTCTACATCAGAGCTTGTATTTGAACTGATTCCGAGAGAACGGCTGAATAAGGAAATCGCAGAGTGCATTTATACCGGGATCATTCATGATACCGGTGTGTTCCAGTACTCCTGCACATCGGCAAAAACGATGGAAGCAGCAGGTGTTCTGATGGGACTGGGAATAGATTTCCCGAAGATCGTGGATCAGACATTTTTTACGAAGACTTATGAGCAGAACCGTATTATGGGACTTGCGTTAGTCAAAAGTAAGCTGCATCTGGATGGAAAATGCATTTCAAGCATCATTACTGCGGAAGAAATGAAAGAATATGACGTATTGCCGAAACATTTAGATGGAATCGTCAGTCAGCTCCGCGTGACAAAAGATGTGGAAGTGGCAGTATTTTTATACCAGACAGATGAGGAAAATTATAAAGTCAGCACCCGGTCTGCAAGTTATGTGGATGTTGCAAAGATCGCTGCAAAATACGGTGGTGGCGGGCATGTCAGGGCAGCCGGTTTTTCTGTGACAGGAGATCCGGATGTACGGCTGAATGAAATCATTGCAGATATTAAAGAACAGATCACAGATTGA
- the truB gene encoding tRNA pseudouridine(55) synthase TruB yields the protein MINGIINVYKEKGYTSFDVVAKLRGILKTRKIGHTGTLDPDAEGVLPVCLGKATKVCDLLTDKNKEYVAVMLLGKVTDTQDVTGTVLEEHPVEVSEEQVKEAVLSFAGDYMQVPPMYSALKVNGKKLCDLARSGVTVERQARPVQIYSIEIIKMELPRVCMRVRCSKGTYIRTLCQDIGEKLSCGACMESLLRTKVSEFCVQDALRLSEIEERVKKAVGQTAPEQWEAGMFDFIYTVDSVFLQYKKAVICREWNKLLYNGNRIKKDMFVSYQSKWEQQPIRIYDEEGRFIGIYEYSDIQGDYKPVKLFMEA from the coding sequence ATGATTAACGGAATTATCAATGTATACAAAGAAAAAGGATATACATCCTTTGATGTGGTCGCAAAATTAAGAGGCATTTTAAAAACAAGGAAAATCGGACACACAGGGACACTCGATCCGGATGCGGAGGGAGTGCTTCCTGTGTGTCTTGGTAAGGCAACAAAAGTCTGCGACCTTTTGACGGATAAAAATAAAGAATACGTTGCTGTGATGCTGCTTGGAAAAGTGACAGATACGCAGGACGTCACCGGAACTGTTTTAGAGGAACATCCGGTAGAAGTAAGTGAAGAACAGGTAAAAGAAGCGGTTCTTTCTTTTGCGGGAGACTACATGCAGGTGCCTCCAATGTATTCTGCATTAAAAGTAAACGGCAAGAAGCTGTGTGATCTGGCAAGAAGCGGTGTAACTGTGGAACGTCAGGCGAGACCGGTTCAGATTTATTCGATAGAGATCATCAAAATGGAACTGCCGAGAGTCTGCATGCGTGTGCGCTGTTCGAAAGGAACTTATATCAGAACGTTATGTCAGGATATCGGTGAAAAACTTTCCTGCGGAGCATGTATGGAATCACTTTTGCGGACAAAAGTATCTGAGTTTTGTGTACAGGATGCATTGCGGCTCTCAGAGATTGAGGAGCGTGTCAAAAAAGCAGTAGGACAGACAGCACCGGAGCAGTGGGAAGCAGGGATGTTTGACTTTATTTATACGGTTGATTCCGTATTTTTACAGTATAAAAAAGCGGTGATCTGCAGAGAATGGAACAAACTGTTATATAACGGAAACCGGATAAAAAAAGACATGTTTGTTTCCTATCAGAGTAAATGGGAACAGCAGCCGATCCGTATTTATGATGAGGAAGGGCGTTTTATCGGAATTTATGAGTACTCAGATATACAGGGGGATTATAAACCGGTAAAACTGTTTATGGAAGCATGA
- a CDS encoding bifunctional riboflavin kinase/FAD synthetase — MKYLKNTTEFYIEEPTVLSLGKFDGIHRGHVLLMEHLAAKKEDGLAAVIFTFNIPPRKSVEQVEAKVLTTNEEKMHIFEQIGIDYLVECPFTKEIMCMEPEDFIAKIVHQLHVKCFVVGSDFHFGHNRRGDYHMLKDLSDKYGYEVLVIDKMQEDKRDISSTFVREEIAKGNIEKANHLLGYHYFVTGEILHGRHLGSTKLGIPTINQIPPEEKLLPESGVYVTEVRLADRCYRGVTNVGVKPTIEGKNPIGVETHLLDFAGDLYGKVVTVEFLTRVREERKFPSIEALKEEMQNNIAYARAWFGKNET; from the coding sequence ATGAAATATCTGAAAAATACAACCGAATTTTATATAGAAGAACCAACGGTACTTTCGCTTGGAAAATTTGATGGAATACACAGAGGACATGTACTTCTGATGGAACATCTTGCTGCTAAGAAAGAAGATGGACTTGCTGCGGTCATATTTACCTTTAATATTCCACCGCGGAAAAGTGTGGAACAGGTTGAAGCGAAAGTTTTGACGACTAATGAAGAAAAAATGCATATCTTTGAACAGATTGGGATTGATTATCTGGTTGAGTGTCCGTTTACAAAAGAAATCATGTGCATGGAACCGGAAGATTTTATAGCAAAGATTGTACACCAGCTCCATGTGAAATGTTTTGTGGTTGGTTCAGATTTTCATTTTGGACACAACCGCAGAGGCGATTATCACATGCTGAAAGATCTGTCGGACAAGTATGGTTATGAGGTGCTTGTCATTGACAAGATGCAGGAAGATAAGAGAGATATCAGCAGTACATTTGTCCGGGAAGAGATTGCAAAAGGCAATATCGAGAAAGCGAATCACCTGCTGGGATACCACTATTTTGTGACAGGAGAGATCCTTCATGGGAGACATTTAGGCAGCACTAAACTTGGAATCCCGACGATCAATCAGATCCCGCCGGAAGAAAAACTTCTTCCGGAGAGCGGTGTATACGTGACTGAAGTACGGCTCGCTGACAGGTGTTACCGTGGTGTTACGAATGTTGGTGTAAAACCGACGATTGAAGGAAAAAATCCAATCGGAGTTGAAACCCATCTTCTGGATTTTGCAGGAGATCTTTATGGAAAAGTTGTAACGGTAGAGTTCCTGACCAGAGTACGTGAGGAACGGAAATTTCCATCCATTGAGGCTCTGAAAGAGGAAATGCAGAATAACATTGCATATGCAAGGGCATGGTTTGGGAAAAATGAAACCTAA